In the Ursus arctos isolate Adak ecotype North America unplaced genomic scaffold, UrsArc2.0 scaffold_5, whole genome shotgun sequence genome, one interval contains:
- the MGAT1 gene encoding alpha-1,3-mannosyl-glycoprotein 2-beta-N-acetylglucosaminyltransferase has protein sequence MLKKQSAGLVLWGAILFVAWNALLLLFFWTRPSPGRLPSDSALDDDPAGLTREVIRLAEDAEVELERQRGLLQQIREHHARWSQRWRAPTAAAPAPPRAPASSAPVVIPILVIACDRSTVRRCLDKLLHYRPSAERFPIIVSQDCGHEETAQVIASYGSAVTHIRQPDLSSIAVPPDHRKFQGYYKIARHYRWALGQVFHRFKFPAAVVVEDDLEVAPDFFEYFQATYPLLRADPSLWCVSAWNDNGKEQMVDSSKPELLYRTDFFPGLGWLLLAELWAELEPKWPRAFWDDWMRRPEQRQGRACVRPEISRTMTFGRKGVSHGQFFDQHLKFIKLNQHFVPFTQLDLSYLRQETYDRDFLARVYGAPLLQVEKVRTSERNELGEVRVQYTGRDSFKAFAKALGVMDDLKSGVPRAGYRGIVSFLFRGRRVHLAPPQTWDGYDPSWN, from the coding sequence ATGCTGAAGAAGCAGTCTGCAGGGCTTGTGCTGTGGGGCGCCATCCTCTTCGTGGCCTGGAACGCCCTGCTGCTGCTCTTCTTCTGGACGCGCCCGTCGCCCGGCAGGCTGCCGTCGGACAGCGCCCTGGATGACGACCCTGCCGGCCTCACCCGCGAGGTGATCCGCCTGGCCGAGGACGCGGAGGTGGAGCTGGAGCGGCAGCGGGGGCTGCTGCAGCAGATCCGGGAGCATCATGCCCGCTGGAGCCAGCGCTGGAGGGCGCCCACCGCCGCCGCGCCCGCCCCGCCACGCGCGCCCGCGTCCTCCGCGCCGGTCGTGATCCCCATCCTGGTGATCGCGTGTGACCGCAGCACTGTGCGGCGCTGCCTGGACAAGCTGCTGCACTACCGGCCGTCGGCCGAGCGCTTCCCCATCATCGTCAGCCAGGACTGCGGCCACGAGGAGACTGCGCAGGTCATCGCGTCGTACGGCAGTGCCGTCACGCACATTCGGCAGCCGGACCTGAGTAGCATCGCCGTGCCCCCCGACCACCGCAAGTTCCAGGGCTACTACAAGATCGCGCGCCACTACCGCTGGGCGCTGGGCCAGGTCTTCCACCGCTTCAAGTTCCCGGCCGCCGTGGTGGTGGAGGACGACCTGGAGGTGGCACCAGACTTCTTCGAGTACTTTCAGGCCACGTACCCGCTGCTGCGGGCCGACCCCTCCCTCTGGTGTGTGTCCGCCTGGAACGACAACGGCAAGGAGCAGATGGTGGACTCGAGCAAGCCCGAGCTGCTCTACCGCACGGACTTCTTCCCGGGTCTGGGTTGGCTGCTGCTGGCCGAGCTCTGGGCTGAGCTGGAGCCCAAGTGGCCCAGGGCCTTCTGGGACGACTGGATGCGCAGGCCCGAGCAGCGGCAGGGCCGGGCCTGCGTGCGGCCCGAGATCTCCAGAACCATGACCTTTGGCCGCAAGGGCGTGAGCCACGGGCAGTTCTTTGACCAGCACCTCAAATTCATCAAGCTGAACCAGCACTTCGTGCCCTTCACCCAGCTGGACCTGTCCTACCTGCGGCAGGAGACCTATGACAGAGATTTCCTCGCCCGCGTCTATGGGGCTCCCCTGCTACAGGTGGAGAAAGTGAGGACCAGTGAGCGGAACGAGCTGGGGGAGGTGCGGGTGCAGTACACCGGCAGGGACAGCTTCAAGGCCTTTGCCAAAGCCCTGGGAGTCATGGACGACCTCAAGTCCGGAGTCCCCAGGGCCGGCTACCGGGGCATCGTCAGCTTCCTGTTCCGGGGTCGCCGCGTCCACCTGGCCCCTCCGCAGACCTGGGATGGCTATGATCCTAGCTGGAATTAG